Proteins found in one Oryza glaberrima chromosome 4, OglaRS2, whole genome shotgun sequence genomic segment:
- the LOC127769778 gene encoding uncharacterized protein LOC127769778 isoform X2, producing MKPGRRTSSAADPQIHQSPRLIAEAGKQTVATSSSRYRAGKQTTATSSTRHRAGPSSTSSPCHQAGPSSFFPSPHQAGAASSARRRGNDGSDGEDDTSDGGSDDVSDCSDGEAKERERAISMLASVRRETIVCGPKGLRYAGGFHTHCWYGNDVTLTKDFQEKLACIVALKEKRSIIPLYVYMINYTNTKGEQMKVLAQISRRTYRRFRGHEW from the exons atGAAGCCAGGGAGGCGTACAAGTTCGGCGGCGGATCCCCAAATCCATCAATCTCCTCGCCTCATCGCCGAGGCCGGCAAGCAGACCGTGGCGACATCCTCGTCGCGCTACCGAGCCGGCAAGCAGACCACGGCGACATCCTCGACGCGCCACCGAGCCGGCCCCTCATCGACCTCATCGCCGTGCCACCAAGCCGGTCCGTCATCCTTCTTCCCGTCGCCTCACCAAGCCGGCGCTGCGTCATCGGCGCGTCGCAGAGGTAATGATGGCTCTGATGGTGAGGATGATACCTCTGATGGTGGCTCCGATGATGTTTCTGATTGCTCTGATGGTGAGGCCAAAGAAAGGGAAAGGGCAATATCGATGCTTGCAAGTGTCCGCCGCGAAACTATAGTATGCg GGCCGAAAGGGTTGCGGTATGCCGGAGGCTTCCATACCCATTGCTGGTATGGAAATGATGTTACTCTCACTAAGGATTTCCAGGAAAAGTTAGCGTGCATCGTTGCACTGAAAGAGAAACGGTCCATCATCCCACTGTATGTTTACATGATCAATTATACAAACACAAAAGGCGAACAAATG AAGGTACTTGCACAAATATCTCGAAGAACCTATCGACGATTTCGGGGTCATGAATGGTGA
- the LOC127769778 gene encoding uncharacterized protein LOC127769778 isoform X1 yields the protein MKPGRRTSSAADPQIHQSPRLIAEAGKQTVATSSSRYRAGKQTTATSSTRHRAGPSSTSSPCHQAGPSSFFPSPHQAGAASSARRRGNDGSDGEDDTSDGGSDDVSDCSDGEAKERERAISMLASVRRETIVCGPKGLRYAGGFHTHCWYGNDVTLTKDFQEKLACIVALKEKRSIIPLYVYMINYTNTKGEQMQKVLAQISRRTYRRFRGHEW from the exons atGAAGCCAGGGAGGCGTACAAGTTCGGCGGCGGATCCCCAAATCCATCAATCTCCTCGCCTCATCGCCGAGGCCGGCAAGCAGACCGTGGCGACATCCTCGTCGCGCTACCGAGCCGGCAAGCAGACCACGGCGACATCCTCGACGCGCCACCGAGCCGGCCCCTCATCGACCTCATCGCCGTGCCACCAAGCCGGTCCGTCATCCTTCTTCCCGTCGCCTCACCAAGCCGGCGCTGCGTCATCGGCGCGTCGCAGAGGTAATGATGGCTCTGATGGTGAGGATGATACCTCTGATGGTGGCTCCGATGATGTTTCTGATTGCTCTGATGGTGAGGCCAAAGAAAGGGAAAGGGCAATATCGATGCTTGCAAGTGTCCGCCGCGAAACTATAGTATGCg GGCCGAAAGGGTTGCGGTATGCCGGAGGCTTCCATACCCATTGCTGGTATGGAAATGATGTTACTCTCACTAAGGATTTCCAGGAAAAGTTAGCGTGCATCGTTGCACTGAAAGAGAAACGGTCCATCATCCCACTGTATGTTTACATGATCAATTATACAAACACAAAAGGCGAACAAATG CAGAAGGTACTTGCACAAATATCTCGAAGAACCTATCGACGATTTCGGGGTCATGAATGGTGA